A DNA window from Oncorhynchus tshawytscha isolate Ot180627B linkage group LG13, Otsh_v2.0, whole genome shotgun sequence contains the following coding sequences:
- the LOC112265497 gene encoding prolyl 4-hydroxylase subunit alpha-3 isoform X2 — translation MANPLVAFTLIKRLQSEWLNLIYSDEAQENTQDFRSGYEEVEKEGSLPKLEDLQGAAKGLMRLQDVYALQVGGLVRGHFQRITDGNPIDIYSPTVSVPLSGDDCFLVGKVAYELEDYYHSVQWLEESVRLFRGAGREWSPENEGTLEDALDHLAFSHFKTGNISYALSLSQELLNHDPMNGRVLKNVQKYERLLVDSPPLLSTDTGLKRPNTTYLRTRNTYERLCRTQGTQPTHYENPRLFCDYFNNDSPGLLLQPIRREVLSLQPYVVLYHSFITDSEAESIRELAQTGLRRSVVASGEEQATAEYRISKSAWLKETAHPIIGRLDQRITLLTSLNVQPPYAEYLQVVNYGIGGHYEPHFDHATSASSPLFRLNTGNRVATFMIYLSSVDAGGSTAFIHANFSVPVLENAALFWWNLHRNGQGDGDTLHAGCPVLVGDKWVANKWIHEYGQEFQRRCSPNPEE, via the exons ATGGCAAACCCCTTGGTGGCGTTCACTCTTATCAAGCGCTTGCAGTCTGAGTGGCTGAATCTGATCTACAGTGATGAAGCACAAGAGAACACCCAAG ACTTCAGGTCTGGTTacgaggaggtggagaaggagggcAGCTTGCCCAAACTGGAGGACCTTCAGGGGGCTGCCAAGGGGCTGATGAGGCTGCAGGATGTGTATGCCCTTCAAGTGGGGGGACTTGTGAGAGGTCACTTCCAGAGGATCACTGACGGCAACCCAATTGACATCTACAGTCCCACAGTATCTGTCCCTCTTTCTGGGGATGATTGCTTCCTGGTTGGGAAG GTTGCCTATGAGCTGGAGGACTACTACCACTCAGTGCAGTGGCTGGAGGAGTCAGTGCGTCTGTTCCGAGGGGCAGGGAGGGAATGGAGTCCAGAGAATGAGGGAACTCTGGAAGATGCTCTGGATCACCTGGCCTTCTCGCACTTCAAG acAGGAAACATTTCCTATGCACTGAGTCTCTCTCAGGAGTTGTTGAACCATG ATCCCATGAACGGGAGAGTTTTAAAGAATGTACAGAAGTATGAGCGACTGCTAGTTGACAGTCCACCCTTACTGAGCACTGACACTGGGTTGAAGAGGCCCAACACCACCTATCTACGGACAAGGAACACCTATGAGAGACTATGTCGGACACAGGGCACCCAG CCAACGCATTATGAAAACCCCCGGCTCTTCTGTGACTATTTCAACAATGACAGTCCTGGGTTGCTACTGCAGCCAATCAGACGTGAGGTGCTGAGCCTGCAGCCTTACGTGGTCCTCTACCACAGCTTCATCACTGACTCAGAGGCAGAGAGCATCAGGGAACTCGCCCAGACAGGG TTAAGGAGATCTGTGGTGGCATCTGGAGAGGAACAGGCTACTGCAGAGTATCGCATCAGCAAGAG TGCATGGTTAAAGGAGACAGCCCACCCTATCATTGGGAGGCTGGACCAGAGAATCACCTTGCTCACAAGTCTCAATGTGCAGCCTCCGTATGCAGAGTACCTCCAAGTGGTAAACTATGGGATTGGAGGACACTATGAACCCCATTTTGACCATGCAACG TCAGCATCAAGCCCCCTTTTTAGGCTCAACACTGGGAATCGAGTGGCAACGTTCATGATATAC CTCAGCTCGGTGGACGCAGGTGGGTCCACAGCCTTCATCCATGCTAACTTCAGCGTTCCTGTTCTGGAG AATGCTGCCCTTTTCTGGTGGAACCTCCATCGGAACGGTCAAGGAGATGGGGACACTCTGCATGCTGGCTGCCCTGTCCTTGTTGGGGACAAATGGG TGGCTAACAAATGGATCCATGAGTATGGCCAGGAGTTCCAGAGACGCTGTAGCCCCAATCCtgaggagtga
- the or95a1 gene encoding odorant receptor 129-1: MQNLTDLPGNATNPQKSLSVIIKVCVVIPFFCIFLYCIVVMLHTFASHRHFLDNSRYILFAYMLINDTLQLLSSVLLFLFVMGNVKFAIVYCAPLLFFSTSTFQNTPLILAAMSLERYVAIFYPLQRPAAWRADRIWIIILSLWLVSCILPIVDFSLGEPQPGMNILSTPVLCKTVVLNSSPVQTLFKVSLNGLFFAVVAAIIMFTYMRILLETRKMRQDRASVGKAMHTVLLHGFQLLLCMIAFTHPVTESRISMQAGWLQEHISFFNYFCFILLPRFLSPLIYGLRDESLKGYMRRAVLCCSHRHRISPRALATKPRVK, translated from the coding sequence ATGCAGAATCTGACCGACCTTCCAGGCAATGCCACCAACCCACAGAAGAGCCTATCTGTGATAATCAAGGTGTGTGTGGTGATCCCCTTCTTCTGCATCTTCCTCTACTGCATCGTGGTCATGCTGCACACGTTCGCCTCCCACAGACATTTCCTGGACAACTCCCGCTACATCCTGTTTGCCTACATGCTGATCAACGACActctccagctcctctcctctgtcctgctcttcCTCTTCGTCATGGGCAATGTGAAGTTTGCCATCGTCTACTGTGCACCTCTACTcttcttctccacctccaccttccAGAACACCCCTCTGATCCTGGCAGCTATGTCCCTGGAGCGCTATGTGGCCATCTTCTACCCTCTGCAGCGCCCGGCTGCCTGGCGCGCTGACCGTATCTGGATCATCATCCTGAGCCTGTGGCTGGTCAGCTGCATCCTGCCCATTGTGGACTTCTCTCTGGGAGAGCCTCAGCCTGGCATGAACATCCTCTCCACCCCGGTGCTATGCAAAACCGTGGTCCTTAACTCATCCCCCGTCCAGACACTGTTCAAGGTGTCGCTCAACGGTCTGTTCTTCGCTGTGGTGGCAGCCATCATCATGTTCACCTACATGAGGATCCTGCTGGAGACCAGGAAGATGCGTCAGGACCGGGCATCGGTGGGCAAGGCCATGCACACAGTGCTGCTCCACGGTTTTCAGCTGCTGCTGTGCATGATTGCCTTCACCCACCCGGTCACAGAGAGCCGCATCAGTATGCAGGCCGGCTGGCTGCAAGAGCACATCTCCTTCTTCAACTACTTCTGCTTCATCCTACTGCCGCGCTTCCTCAGCCCGCTCATCTACGGCCTGAGAGATGAGTCCCTAAAGGGCTACATGAGGAGAGCTGTCTTGTGctgctcacacagacacaggatcAGCCCCAGAGCCCTGGCCACCAAGCCCAGGGTcaaataa
- the LOC112265497 gene encoding prolyl 4-hydroxylase subunit alpha-3 isoform X1 produces MLYDFKSIYSACVIIRVILMPLSFGEMYTSLLNVKQAINVERQLIDHLETYIEHESERLEDIKRFYAKVSDLHSEVYSGPSAAMANPLVAFTLIKRLQSEWLNLIYSDEAQENTQDFRSGYEEVEKEGSLPKLEDLQGAAKGLMRLQDVYALQVGGLVRGHFQRITDGNPIDIYSPTVSVPLSGDDCFLVGKVAYELEDYYHSVQWLEESVRLFRGAGREWSPENEGTLEDALDHLAFSHFKTGNISYALSLSQELLNHDPMNGRVLKNVQKYERLLVDSPPLLSTDTGLKRPNTTYLRTRNTYERLCRTQGTQPTHYENPRLFCDYFNNDSPGLLLQPIRREVLSLQPYVVLYHSFITDSEAESIRELAQTGLRRSVVASGEEQATAEYRISKSAWLKETAHPIIGRLDQRITLLTSLNVQPPYAEYLQVVNYGIGGHYEPHFDHATSASSPLFRLNTGNRVATFMIYLSSVDAGGSTAFIHANFSVPVLENAALFWWNLHRNGQGDGDTLHAGCPVLVGDKWVANKWIHEYGQEFQRRCSPNPEE; encoded by the exons ATGCTATATGATTTCAAATCCATTTACTCAGCCTGTGTTATAATCCGTGTAATTTTGATGCCGTTATCTTTTGGTGAGATGTATACGTCATTATTGAACGTAAAACAAGCCATCAATGTTGAAAGACAACTTATTGATCATTTAGAAACTTACATCGAACACGAATCGGAGAGACTTGAAGACATAAAAAG GTTTTATGCAAAGGTGTCAGACTTGCACAGTGAGGTGTACAGTGGACCATCAGCTGCTATGGCAAACCCCTTGGTGGCGTTCACTCTTATCAAGCGCTTGCAGTCTGAGTGGCTGAATCTGATCTACAGTGATGAAGCACAAGAGAACACCCAAG ACTTCAGGTCTGGTTacgaggaggtggagaaggagggcAGCTTGCCCAAACTGGAGGACCTTCAGGGGGCTGCCAAGGGGCTGATGAGGCTGCAGGATGTGTATGCCCTTCAAGTGGGGGGACTTGTGAGAGGTCACTTCCAGAGGATCACTGACGGCAACCCAATTGACATCTACAGTCCCACAGTATCTGTCCCTCTTTCTGGGGATGATTGCTTCCTGGTTGGGAAG GTTGCCTATGAGCTGGAGGACTACTACCACTCAGTGCAGTGGCTGGAGGAGTCAGTGCGTCTGTTCCGAGGGGCAGGGAGGGAATGGAGTCCAGAGAATGAGGGAACTCTGGAAGATGCTCTGGATCACCTGGCCTTCTCGCACTTCAAG acAGGAAACATTTCCTATGCACTGAGTCTCTCTCAGGAGTTGTTGAACCATG ATCCCATGAACGGGAGAGTTTTAAAGAATGTACAGAAGTATGAGCGACTGCTAGTTGACAGTCCACCCTTACTGAGCACTGACACTGGGTTGAAGAGGCCCAACACCACCTATCTACGGACAAGGAACACCTATGAGAGACTATGTCGGACACAGGGCACCCAG CCAACGCATTATGAAAACCCCCGGCTCTTCTGTGACTATTTCAACAATGACAGTCCTGGGTTGCTACTGCAGCCAATCAGACGTGAGGTGCTGAGCCTGCAGCCTTACGTGGTCCTCTACCACAGCTTCATCACTGACTCAGAGGCAGAGAGCATCAGGGAACTCGCCCAGACAGGG TTAAGGAGATCTGTGGTGGCATCTGGAGAGGAACAGGCTACTGCAGAGTATCGCATCAGCAAGAG TGCATGGTTAAAGGAGACAGCCCACCCTATCATTGGGAGGCTGGACCAGAGAATCACCTTGCTCACAAGTCTCAATGTGCAGCCTCCGTATGCAGAGTACCTCCAAGTGGTAAACTATGGGATTGGAGGACACTATGAACCCCATTTTGACCATGCAACG TCAGCATCAAGCCCCCTTTTTAGGCTCAACACTGGGAATCGAGTGGCAACGTTCATGATATAC CTCAGCTCGGTGGACGCAGGTGGGTCCACAGCCTTCATCCATGCTAACTTCAGCGTTCCTGTTCTGGAG AATGCTGCCCTTTTCTGGTGGAACCTCCATCGGAACGGTCAAGGAGATGGGGACACTCTGCATGCTGGCTGCCCTGTCCTTGTTGGGGACAAATGGG TGGCTAACAAATGGATCCATGAGTATGGCCAGGAGTTCCAGAGACGCTGTAGCCCCAATCCtgaggagtga